The Nerophis ophidion isolate RoL-2023_Sa linkage group LG21, RoL_Noph_v1.0, whole genome shotgun sequence region cagagccgtcgctttttattttattttatattctagtccttcgctatcaatatcatcatccacaaatctttcatcctcgctcaaaataatggggaaattgtcgttttcttgatccaaatagctctttttgttggtggctcccattataaacaatgtgaggatgtgaggagccctcacccttgtgacgtcatcgtctgctacttccggtacaggcaaggcttttttattagcgaccaaaagttctgaactttatcgttgcaacttatttcagcaaaaatatggcaatatcgcgaaatgatcaagtatgacacatagaatggacctgctatccccgtttgaataagataatctcatttcagtaggcctttaaataaccaATAGAACATCATATATATGTGAGCTAATCAGTAGAATATCATACTAATTGTTTATATAATCAGTAGAACCTTgtattaaatgtttaaataattaGTAGAAcctcatattaaatgtttaaatacCCAGTAGAACTTTatattaaatgtttaaatacCCAGTAGAACGTCATACTAATTGCTTAAATACCCAGTAGAACGTCATACTAATTGCTTAAATACCCAGAACTTTATGGTAAATGTTTCAATACCTAGTAGAACATCATATTAATTGTTTAAATACCTAGTAGAATGTTATAGTAAATGTTTAAATACGCAGTAGGACTTcatactatttttttaaatacccaGGAGCACTTTATAGTGAATGTTTAAATACGCAGTAGAACTTTGGAGTAAATGTTTACATAACCATCACAACTTCATATGAATTGTTCATCCATATAACTTTATAATAAATGTTAAAATACCCAGTATAACTTGACACTAAATGTTTAAATACCTAGTAGAACTTCATACTAATTGTTTGAATACCCAGTAGAACTTTGGAGTAAATGTTTACATAACCATTAGAACTTAATATGAATTGTTCATCCATATAACTTAAGAATAAATGTTTAAATACCCAGTATACCTTGACACTAAATGTTTAAATACCTAGTAGAACTTCATACCATTTGTTTAAATACCTAGTAGAATGTTATAGTACATGTTTAAATACGCAGTAGGACTTcatactatttttttaaatacccaGCAGAACTTTATGGTGAATGTTTAAATACTCAGTAGAATTTTGGAGTAAATGTTTACATAACCATTCGAACTTCATATGAATTGTTCATCCATATAACTTTATAATAAATGTTTAAATACCCAGTATAACTTGACAATAAATGTTTAAATACCTAGTAGAACTTCATACTAATTGTTTGAATACCCAGTAGAACTTTGGAGTAAATGTTTACATAACCATTAGAACTTAATATGAATTGTTCATCCATATACCTTTATAATAAATGTTAAAATACCCAGTATAACTTGACATTAAACGTTTGAATACCAAGTAGAACTTCATACTAATTGTTTGACTACCCAGTAGAACTTCATACCATTTGTTTAAATACTCAGTAGAACTTTATGGTAAATGTTTAAATAGTCTAAAAACAACGGATTTGTTCGAAGaatctttgttgatgttttaaaaatgtttttttcaagcaACAATGAAGACTTCAATCACTCATCGGTTCTACTGAGACCTAAGGCGCCCAtgaagaacgtgtgtgtgtgtgtgtgtgtgtgtgtgtgtgtgtgtgtgtgtgtgtgtgtgtgtgtgtgtgtgtgtgtgtgtgtgtgtgctcaccttCCAGGCGTAGCGAAGCCATCCTCTGGAATTCGGGTTCCTGCAGCCAGCGGGACATCCTCTTAAAGGTCTCCCGGCCCGACTTGAGCTTGGCCCAAGGTTTTGGGTTCCTCAGGAGGTCGGAGAGCGTTCCTTGCGAGCGGCACAGGACGCGCTCGGCGAAGATGGCCTGCGGGATGCTGTACCTCTTCAGCTCCGTGATGATCCTCTGGGCCACGTCGCGCGTGTTGATCTCCTCGCCGCCGCCCCCGCCGCCTCCGCCCTGGGACCCGACCATCTCGCCCGGCGAGGACGCGGCGGAGGAGAGCGAGTGCAGGTGGTCGGCCATCTTGGAGGCTTGCTGGCTGTGGTGGTGGGCCTGGTAGTGCTGGCTGTAGATGTGAGGGTGGTGGCCCACCGTGTGTTGCTGGGCGTCCATCTTGTTCAGCTGGTGGCCCACAGACATGTCGGCGCCGCCCAGGCCCGGCGGGGACATCTCGCGGCCGAAGTCGGACGTCCTGCAGAAGAGGCTTCCCCCGTGGACGTCGTAGCCGCCGTGGAGCATCtgcccgccgccgccgccgccaccatTGGAACCGGTGGCCAGACCGCCATAGCCGTGCATGGGCGAGCCTAAGCCTGGGGCAGCGGAGGGCGGCGTGAGGCTCTGGGCCATGGCGAGGTCTTTGCCGTAGGGGTTGTAGAAGTTGGCGCCCAGACCCCCTCGCTCCTCCCGCATGAGGGTGAAGCTGCCGATGACGTTGCTGACGGGCAGGcaggggtggtggtggtggtggtggtggtggaacTTGTCGTCGAAGGGCTGCAGGGGGGTCAGCGTGGTGTACGTGCTGCCGGACCCCGACGGCGAGTCGCCGCTGTAGCCCAGCGCCGACATGGAGTGCTCGAAGGCGGGCGCCCGGTGCTCGGGCTCCAGCGGGGGGCCGCCCAGGTGGGGACGGGGGAAGGCGGCCGAGAGGTCCGAGTGAGCGTGCGCCGACATCTCTCCCAGACTCCCGTCCATCCCGCAGCGTCCCGGTATCGATCTATTGATTGATCAGCCGCCGTCCAATTAATGATGTCGCCCGCCTTAAGTACTTCCTCGGCGCCGATTGGACCAGCTGACTCTTCCTTTCCCGCCGGGGACCCTTCTCTGAGcctgcacacgcacacgcacacgcacacgcacgttaCAGCGACGACCACTTGCAAGAATCGAACAGCAGAAGGAACGCGCGACTCGTGCCCGCGTCCTCATTCGGACATGTCGTCTGGCGCATGCGCATTCATGTTGTGTGGGTTTATCCGTGATTCGCCGCCGCGACAACAATACAGCGGGGGGGGGAAATGACGCGACGAAGCCATGCTCGCACAGTCAAAACGATTTTAAACGGagaaaaaaaggatttttgtTCTTCTTACCGTCACTGCGCGCCTGTCGGTGCGCGTCCACGGCTGCTGCTGCTGCGCGTCCTGGGCATCTCGTGCACACCATCCGAACCTCCgcgaacctttttttttttttttttaaattaaataaaagaattatttttttcccccggACAATCTTCTTGTTCTTGTCGTCTTCTAGCAGCTCTGCTCGTCTTTCATTATCTCCTGAGATTGTCCTGctgctcttcctcctcctcctcttcctcctcgtcctcctcctcctcctctgctACTTCATCGATCCGATCGCCATCCCCCCCCTCTCCCCTCCTCCCCCCACTCCCCTCCCCTCGGCGCGTCACGGCCTTAAAATCTGACAGATGTGCGATGAAATTCCTTCTCCAATTAACCCTTTCCCTCCCGGGGGGGAGGAGGAGACACCCCCGTTTttataactttattttttttaaatttaattttattttatttactttttaatttttaaaaccgAATTAGATGGAACACAATCCCTTACTGTGTCTTTAAATGTGCACCATagtcttttgtttaaaaaaaaagaaaaaaaaaaagtcaaatatccatttatttatttaggtaCGTGAAGGCAACATAACAATATtattgttcaatattaaagtgcgcGCGCATATTAAAGACACAGTCTTCAtcactttatccatccatccattttcctaccgcttattcccttttggggttccggggggcgctggcgcctatctcagctacaatcagggggaaggtggggtacaccctggacaagtcgtcacatacactaaataaaacattttttttttattcttatttaaacACACCTAATGTAGGGTTtatcgttgtgtgtgtgtgtgtgtgtgtgtgtgtgtgtgtgttcgtgtgtgttcGATAAAAACGCGCGCATGAGCAGACGCCGCACGATCGATCCCCGCGAAAGAGGTTCTAGGTCAAAGGTCAAATGAACTtttatttgt contains the following coding sequences:
- the onecutl gene encoding one cut domain, family member, like — protein: MDGSLGEMSAHAHSDLSAAFPRPHLGGPPLEPEHRAPAFEHSMSALGYSGDSPSGSGSTYTTLTPLQPFDDKFHHHHHHHHPCLPVSNVIGSFTLMREERGGLGANFYNPYGKDLAMAQSLTPPSAAPGLGSPMHGYGGLATGSNGGGGGGGQMLHGGYDVHGGSLFCRTSDFGREMSPPGLGGADMSVGHQLNKMDAQQHTVGHHPHIYSQHYQAHHHSQQASKMADHLHSLSSAASSPGEMVGSQGGGGGGGGEEINTRDVAQRIITELKRYSIPQAIFAERVLCRSQGTLSDLLRNPKPWAKLKSGRETFKRMSRWLQEPEFQRMASLRLEACKRKEQEQSKLERNQGPKRTRLVFTDLQRRTLMAIFRENHRPTKDLQVTISQQLGLELSTVSNFFMNARRRNLNKWADEGRPSSTGSSGSSASSSAVSCSTA